In the genome of Streptomyces collinus, one region contains:
- a CDS encoding S41 family peptidase, with product MSGRDPFCQPRRIRRGAALTLVFASVLVAGAATGALPQSQGKSAPDEARSAGPAGRHADVARAAEEAMADGKSPVQAAKRAVSRSGDRWAAVYSPGEYEEFEESLDGQYTGVGLWARSGQDGRIEVTKVRPGSPAATAGIRPGDLLRSVDGEKTDGRPVTEVVSLLRGDATDAPAGTAVRLGLERGTRAWTETLRRAQLSTDSVTVRELDGRVTVIKVATFTKDSGHQVREAVRQSPPGAGIVLDLRGNSGGLVGEAVTAASAFLDGGLVATYDVDGEQRALHAEPGGDTARPLVALVDGGTMSAAELLTGAVQDRGRALVVGSRTFGKGSVQMPSRLPDGSVAELTVGHYRTPSGRGVDGRGITPDLETGEDALPRARAVLRGLASPS from the coding sequence ATGTCAGGTCGTGACCCGTTCTGTCAGCCCCGTCGCATCCGTCGCGGGGCCGCCCTGACCTTGGTGTTCGCGAGCGTGCTCGTCGCCGGAGCGGCCACCGGGGCGTTGCCGCAGAGCCAGGGGAAGTCCGCCCCGGACGAGGCCCGTTCGGCCGGTCCGGCCGGGCGCCACGCGGACGTCGCCCGGGCCGCCGAGGAGGCCATGGCCGACGGCAAGTCCCCGGTCCAGGCCGCGAAGCGCGCCGTCAGCCGCAGCGGCGACCGCTGGGCCGCCGTCTACTCCCCGGGCGAGTACGAGGAGTTCGAGGAGTCCCTCGACGGCCAGTACACCGGCGTCGGCCTGTGGGCCCGCAGCGGACAGGACGGCCGTATCGAGGTGACGAAGGTGCGCCCCGGCTCGCCCGCCGCCACCGCCGGGATCCGCCCCGGAGACCTGCTGCGCAGCGTCGACGGCGAGAAGACCGACGGCCGTCCCGTCACGGAGGTCGTCTCCTTACTGCGCGGGGACGCCACCGACGCCCCCGCCGGCACCGCCGTCCGCCTCGGCCTGGAGCGCGGCACCCGCGCGTGGACCGAGACCCTGCGCCGGGCCCAGCTCTCCACGGACTCGGTGACCGTCCGGGAACTCGACGGCCGGGTGACCGTGATCAAGGTCGCCACCTTCACCAAGGACTCCGGCCACCAGGTCCGCGAAGCCGTACGGCAGTCCCCGCCCGGTGCCGGAATCGTCCTCGACCTGCGCGGTAACTCAGGGGGCCTGGTCGGCGAGGCCGTGACCGCGGCCTCCGCCTTCCTCGACGGCGGCCTGGTCGCCACCTACGACGTCGACGGCGAGCAGCGCGCCCTGCACGCAGAGCCCGGCGGGGACACCGCCAGACCGCTGGTCGCGCTCGTCGACGGCGGGACGATGAGCGCGGCCGAGCTCCTCACCGGCGCCGTACAGGACCGCGGGCGGGCGCTCGTGGTGGGCTCCCGCACCTTCGGCAAGGGCTCGGTCCAGATGCCGAGCCGGCTGCCCGACGGCTCCGTCGCGGAGCTGACCGTCGGGCACTACCGCACCCCCTCCGGCCGCGGGGTCGACGGCCGGGGCATCACGCCCGACCTGGAGACCGGCGAGGACGCCCTCCCCCGGGCCCGGGCCGTACTGCGCGGTCTGGCGAGCCCCTCGTAA
- the ftsX gene encoding permease-like cell division protein FtsX: MRAQFVLSEIGVGLRRNLTMTFAVVVSVALSLALFGGSLLMSDQVSTMKGYWYDKVNVSIFLCNKSDAESDPNCAKGAVTDDQKKQIKADLDKMDVVQAVTYETQDQAYKHYKEQFGDSPLASSLTPDQMQESYRIKLKDPEKYQVIATAFNGRDGVQSVQDQKGILDNLFKLLNGMNWAARAVMALMLVVALMLIVNTVRVSAFSRRRETGIMRLVGASGFYIQAPFIMEAAVAGLIGGTLACGFLLLARYFLIDHGLALADQLTLINFIGWGAVLKYLPLILATSLLMPALAAFFALRKYLKV, from the coding sequence ATGCGCGCCCAGTTCGTCCTGTCGGAGATCGGTGTCGGTCTCCGCCGCAACCTGACGATGACCTTCGCCGTCGTCGTCTCCGTCGCCCTGTCGCTCGCCCTGTTCGGCGGGTCGCTCCTGATGAGCGACCAGGTCAGCACGATGAAGGGCTACTGGTACGACAAGGTCAACGTCTCGATCTTCCTCTGCAACAAGAGCGACGCCGAGTCCGACCCCAACTGCGCCAAGGGCGCGGTGACCGACGACCAGAAGAAGCAGATCAAGGCCGACCTCGACAAGATGGACGTCGTCCAGGCGGTCACGTACGAGACGCAGGACCAGGCGTACAAGCACTACAAGGAGCAGTTCGGCGACTCCCCGCTCGCCAGCTCCCTCACGCCGGACCAGATGCAGGAGTCGTACCGCATCAAGCTGAAGGACCCGGAGAAGTACCAGGTCATCGCCACCGCCTTCAACGGCCGGGACGGCGTGCAGTCCGTGCAGGACCAGAAGGGCATCCTGGACAACCTCTTCAAGCTGCTGAACGGCATGAACTGGGCCGCGCGCGCGGTGATGGCGCTGATGCTGGTCGTCGCGCTGATGCTGATCGTCAACACGGTGCGCGTCTCCGCGTTCAGCCGCCGGCGCGAGACCGGCATCATGCGCCTGGTCGGCGCCTCGGGCTTCTACATCCAGGCGCCGTTCATCATGGAGGCCGCCGTCGCCGGACTCATCGGCGGCACCCTCGCGTGCGGCTTCCTGCTGCTCGCCCGGTACTTCCTCATCGACCACGGACTCGCCCTGGCCGACCAGCTCACGCTGATCAACTTCATCGGCTGGGGCGCGGTGCTGAAGTATCTGCCGCTCATCCTCGCGACGAGCCTTCTGATGCCCGCGTTGGCCGCGTTCTTCGCGCTGCGCAAGTACTTGAAGGTGTGA
- the ftsE gene encoding cell division ATP-binding protein FtsE, with amino-acid sequence MIRFDNVSKVYPKQTRPALRDVSLEVEKGEFVFLVGSSGSGKSTFLRLILREERCSHGQVHVLGKDLARLSNWKVPQMRRQLGTVFQDFRLLPNKTVGENVAFAQEVIGKSRGEIRKSVPQVLDLVGLGGKEDRMPGELSGGEQQRVAIARAFVNRPKLLIADEPTGNLDPQTSVGIMKLLDRINRTGTTVVMATHDQNIVDQMRKRVIELEKGRLVRDQARGVYGYQH; translated from the coding sequence GTGATCCGATTCGACAATGTCTCCAAGGTCTACCCCAAGCAGACCCGCCCCGCCCTCAGGGATGTATCCCTGGAGGTCGAGAAGGGCGAGTTCGTCTTCCTCGTGGGGTCCTCCGGCTCCGGAAAGTCCACCTTCCTGCGGCTGATCCTCCGCGAGGAGCGGTGCAGCCACGGACAGGTGCACGTTCTGGGCAAGGACCTCGCCCGCCTCTCCAACTGGAAGGTCCCGCAGATGCGGCGCCAGCTGGGGACGGTGTTCCAGGACTTCCGCCTGCTGCCGAACAAGACGGTCGGCGAGAACGTCGCCTTCGCGCAGGAGGTCATCGGCAAGTCCCGCGGCGAGATCCGCAAGTCCGTGCCCCAGGTGCTCGACCTCGTCGGGCTCGGCGGCAAGGAGGACCGCATGCCCGGCGAGCTGTCCGGTGGTGAACAGCAGCGCGTCGCCATCGCGCGGGCCTTCGTCAACCGGCCCAAGCTGCTCATCGCCGACGAGCCCACCGGCAACCTCGACCCGCAGACCTCCGTCGGCATCATGAAGCTGCTCGACCGCATCAACCGGACGGGCACGACCGTGGTGATGGCCACGCACGACCAGAACATCGTGGACCAGATGCGCAAGCGCGTCATCGAACTGGAGAAGGGCCGCCTCGTCCGCGACCAGGCCCGCGGTGTCTACGGCTACCAGCACTGA